A DNA window from Plasmodium brasilianum strain Bolivian I chromosome 12, whole genome shotgun sequence contains the following coding sequences:
- a CDS encoding inner membrane complex protein 1k, translating to MDQNSNENFDMLNGYNNTSDINENPSEYYKEESKNMSGHNSNLEDENGRESIVGAQYIPDLHGLGRERQALSCKVNVIEIPGQVTPYHTPNDDTCSYVESLYDEDGIPLTTTSNGGTNEKKLWSWTSDGKLKLLCSQPIIPVSVVQDILRRDKIILIPQVEVTDFVIPKVYSQNIKHDIPKLDINVKCSNIQIPNVKYVDKEIIIPIITGYTHKFIPKWEIHKVPRPIVKYIGEQKIVEVQVPEIKYVDKIVEKEIIVDTVEKRIPKIIEIPKYVDEVQYVWKPIEKIVYIQKLVPKFDVNLECPPPLIVPYPVQTIKQIPPVMIKKDTKIPDDCNYNDSLYSPEGSLPIPKEYITHFTTQQQKSVKGMFSTCCTSNMVKCTDDQHNTYHDGMPYNTGLIPAEMALEDGLNICSYSNSFVNRNQESVLKKRENQPVNVNA from the coding sequence ATGGATCAGAACTCAAATGAAAACTTCGACATGTTGAACGGATATAATAACACCTcagatataaatgaaaaccCAAGTGAATATTACAAGGAAGAAAGTAAAAACATGAGTGGACACAATTCCAATTTAGAGGATGAAAATGGTAGAGAATCTATTGTGGGGGCACAATATATACCTGATTTACACGGCTTAGGTAGAGAGAGACAAGCGTTATCTTGTAAGGTAAATGTGATAGAAATACCAGGACAAGTAACACCTTATCATACTCCAAATGATGATACATGTTCATATGTAGAATCATTGTATGATGAAGATGGAATACCACTTACAACTACTTCAAATGGTGGtacaaatgaaaagaaattatgGTCTTGGACTAGTGATGGGAAATTAAAACTACTATGTTCACAGCCAATAATTCCTGTATCTGTTGTACAAGATATACTAAGAAgagataaaattattttaataccACAAGTAGAAGTAACAGATTTTGTTATTCCAAAAGTATATAGTCAAAATATTAAGCATGATATACCAAAATTagatataaatgtaaaatgcTCTAATATACAAATTCCAAATGTTAAGTATGTagataaagaaataattataccTATTATTACTGGATACACTCATAAATTTATACCAAAATGGGAAATACATAAAGTACCTAGACCTatagttaaatatattgGTGAACAAAAAATAGTTGAAGTACAAGTAcctgaaataaaatatgtggATAAAATagtagaaaaagaaattattgtTGATACGGTTGAAAAACGAATTCctaaaattatagaaatacCCAAATATGTTGATGAAGTACAATATGTATGGAAACCtattgaaaaaattgtatatatacaaaaactTGTACCAAAATTTGATGTCAATCTTGAGTGTCCTCCACCTTTAATAGTTCCATATCCTGTACAAACCATTAAACAAATACCACCTGTTATGATTaaaaaagatacaaaaaTTCCTGATGACTGTAATTACAATGATTCCTTATATTCACCAGAAGGATCTCTACCTATCcctaaagaatatattactCATTTTACGACACAACAACAAAAATCTGTAAAAGGGATGTTTTCAACTTGTTGCACATCAAATATGGTAAAATGCACAGACGATCAACACAATACATATCATGATGGTATGCCATATAATACTGGTTTAATACCTGCAGAAATGGCTTTAGAGGACGGTCTAAATATTTGTAGTTACTCTAACTCTTTTGTAAATAGAAACCAGGAATCCGTTTTAAAAAAGAGGGAAAACCAACCCGTTAATGTGAACGCATAA
- a CDS encoding hypothetical protein (conserved Plasmodium protein) translates to MYMDRLHYNNLNNKTVKDLSCLSKARRKNKINEEDTIYTKECNYKLFFFIVQLQQKLRDVEKENEKLKHLLKKYNRDAIYHDNEMTKRVLQRNKRVKQIKQARPQIANSKLMTANDKFVTTNNKVQKKEKRRKEEETKYGYTSIFFTHFLLLKMDN, encoded by the exons atgtatatggaTCGACTACATTATAATAATCTAAACAATAAAACTGTCAAAGATTTAAGCTGCTTAAGTAAAGCAag ACgcaagaataaaattaatgaggAGGATACAATTTACACTAAGGAATgcaattataaattatttttttttatagtacaACTACAACAAAAATTGAGAGATGTAGAAAAGGAGAACGAAA AGTTAAAGCATTTATTGAAAAAGTATAACAGAGATGCTATATATCATGACAACGAAATGACAAAAAGAGTTTT ACAGAGGAACAAAAGAGTAAAGCAAATCAAACAAGCCAGACCACAAATTGCAAATAGCAAATTGATGACTGCAAATGACAAATTTGTAACTACAAATAACAAagtgcaaaaaaaagaaaaaagaagaaaagaagaagaaaccAAATATGGTTATACCTCAATTTTCTTCACGCACTTTCTGTTGTTAAAAATGGACAattaa
- a CDS encoding GPI mannosyltransferase 3: protein MSKLTSERMNRRSGSATGKKISHYWVFGYGHMPWEWEPCISLRSVVHPFIYAILFYILKITELDTPFFVLYVPKIFQGLCAAFGDYGFMKLIFLWYIRLYREKEKKGKTNNQLIYTILACYFFCWFHIYSICRTSSNSFECIFNIWGIYYLSKNYYAPVPLNGNKSVLYPNDCSQNGDDQAVVTSSTGVFDFPLKGQAIGCLKRRNRTRGSGSGGCKSGSGDNAYTYHCASKDVHDTQNNFKQVEYNKLVGLSKSKYLHIQNLLLSLSFSIFCIMMRPSAALFWVCIYISYFIKHLDGENILKWKEVLVIGCFKHKEHKMVIGYLPFLSAHTGVTLHKVTCDAKNDEKEVYTGGKNEKNEKNGQDEKNVQDEKNVEGEKNVEGEKNVEGEKNVQDEKNEKNGQDAKNQRTKKFLFFLINFNFFLHLICTLFFCLVHNSSPEKVMAYFRNLKTNKDEDITIFITDCYDTPLYSHIHRKFKIGFLDCSPHIKKINGEFLYNWRKRIYDDNFGNLFYNMFNKKNDIHYINMREPYILPDQSFYWFGHHHHYQQNLNQTKQFKFQYEKINYACLEYRFSNSLKGELPLYVVTNSLVLNSLNIFLKKFNYHLDTDPIFSYFVLEQGMTLAPVNHYIFKRTHQV from the exons ATGAGTAAGCTAACAAGTGAACGAATGAATAGACGGAGCGGATCAGCAACTGGAAAGA AAATCTCACATTATTGGGTATTTGGCTATGGGCATATGCCTTGGGAGTGGGAACCATGTATATCCTTAAGATCTGTTGTTCATCCTTTCATATAtgctatattattttatattttgaaaattaccGAGTTAGATACCCCATTCTTTGTTTTATATGTACCTAAAATTTTTCAAGGGTTATGTGCAGCTTTTGGCGATTATGGTTTTATGAAATTGATTTTTTTATGGTATATCAGATTATATagggaaaaggaaaaaaagggtAAAACTAATAATCAGCTCATTTATACAATTTTAgcttgttattttttttgttggtTTCACATCTATTCCATATGTAGAACGTCATCTAACTCATTTGAGTGTATATTCAACATATGGGGGATTTATTATCTATCCAAAAATTATTACGCCCCTGTTCCCctaaatggaaataaaagtGTACTTTATCCAAATGATTGTAGTCAAAATGGAGATGACCAAGCAGTGGTTACTAGTTCAACGGGGGTGTTCGATTTCCCTTTAAAAGGTCAAGCTATAGGCTGTTTGAAAAGGAGAAATCGTACGAGGGGAAGCGGCAGTGGTGGATGTAAGAGTGGAAGTGGCGATAATGCTTATACATATCATTGCGCATCAAAAGATGTACACGAtacacaaaataattttaagcaAGTAGAGTATAACAAATTGGTAGGTTTATCTAAAAGCAAATATCTtcatatacaaaatttattgCTGAGTTTAAGTTTTAGTATCTTTTGTATTATGATGAGACCGAGTGCGGCATTGTTCTgggtgtgtatatatatatcttattttataaaacatcTGGATGGTGAAAATATACTAAAGTGGAAGGAAGTTTTAGTTATAGGATGTtt TAAACACAAGGAGCACAAAATGGTTATAGGGTACCTCCCATTCTTAAGTGCACATACCGGTGTGACCTTGCACAAAGTTACGTGCGATGCGAAGAATGACGAGAAGGAAGTGTACACAGGTGggaaaaatgagaaaaatgaaaaaaatggacAAGATGAGAAAAATGTACAAGATGAGAAAAATGTAGAAGGTGAGAAAAATGTAGAAGGTGAGAAAAATGTAGAAGGTGAGAAAAATGTACAAGatgagaaaaatgaaaaaaatggacAAGATGCAAAAAAtcaaagaacaaaaaaattcctttttttcctcattaattttaacttttttcttcatttaatatgTACCCTTTTTTTCTGTCTTGTTCATAATAGTTCTCCCGAAAAAGTAATGGCATATTTTAGAAACTTAAAAACAAACAAGGACGAAGATATTACCATATTTATAACAGATTGTTATGATACCCCTTTATATTCCCATATAcatagaaaatttaaaattggCTTTTTAGACTGTTCTccacatattaaaaaaataaatggagAGTTCCTATATAATTGGAGGAAGCGTATATATGATGATAATTTTgggaatttattttataacatgtttaataagaaaaacgatatacattatataaatatgagaGAGCCATATATCCTACCAGATCAATCATTTTATTGGTTTGGTCATCATCACCATTATCAACAAAATCTTAATCAAACAAAACAATTTAAGTTtcaatatgaaaaaataaattatgcatGTTTGGAATACCGTTTTTCTAATTCGCTTAAGGGTGAGCTTCCCCTCTATGTTGTCACAAATTCGCTTGTCTTAaattctttgaatatttttctaaaaaaatttaattatcaTCTGGATACGGATcctatattttcttatttcgtATTAGAACAAGGCATGACTTTAGCGCCCGTCAatcattacatttttaagaGGACCCACCAGGTTTAG